From one Phocoena sinus isolate mPhoSin1 chromosome 6, mPhoSin1.pri, whole genome shotgun sequence genomic stretch:
- the NKX3-1 gene encoding homeobox protein Nkx-3.1: protein MLRTPEPRPGKAGAASCSPRAAPPTQSKPLTSFLIQDILREGADRRGGHAGSPQPPRQPDRRRDPEPEPEGGRGGAGAPEDQPRARPRAARGEAEQPAETEPDRHFETYLLDCENTRDALPSLPPAPKQPQKRSRAAFSHNQVVELERKFSHQKYLSAPERAHLAKSLKLTETQVKIWFQNRRYKTKRKQLTSDLGDLEKHPSLPALKEEGFSRGSLISMHNTYPCYPYLYCLAGWSPAFW, encoded by the exons ATGCTTCGGACTCCCGAGCCGCGGCCCGGGAAGGCGGGGGCAGCTAGCTGCAGCCCCCGGGCCGCGCCGCCCACCCAGTCCAAGCCGCTCACCTCCTTCCTCATCCAGGACATCCTGCGGGAAGGCGCTGATCGGCGCGGAGGTCACGCGGGCAGCCCGCAGCCCCCGCGCCAGCCTGACCGGAGGCGAGACCCTGAGCCGGAGCccgagggaggaagaggaggcgcCGGGGCGCCGGAGGACCAGCCGAGAGCCCGGCCCCGCGCTGCGCGCGGGGAGGCAGAGCAGCCGGCGGAGACCGAGCCAG ATAGGCACTTTGAGACTTATCTGTTGGACTGTGAAAACACTCGGGACGCCTTACCgagcctgcccccagcccccaagcaGCCACAGAAGCGCTCCCGGGCCGCCTTCTCGCACAATCAGGTCGTTGAGTTGGAGAGGAAGTTCAGTCACCAGAAGTATCTGTCAGCTCCCGAAAGGGCTCACCTGGCCAAGAGCCTCAAGCTCACGGAGACCCAAGTGAAAATATGGTTCCAGAACAGACGCTATAAGACCAAGCGGAAGCAGCTCACCTCAGACCTGGGAGACCTGGAGAAGCATCCTTCCTTGCCAGCTCTGAAAGAGGAGGGCTTCTCGCGGGGCTCCCTCATCTCCATGCATAACACCTACCCTTGCTACCCCTACCTTTACTGCTTGGCAGGCTGGAGCCCAGCTTTCTGGTAA